In one window of Methanococcoides methylutens DNA:
- a CDS encoding ATP-binding protein, which produces MSTLSTSQIWATGLGLAIVKKFVEMHGGDIWVESKLGKGSTFGFSIPIDKKTSIRS; this is translated from the coding sequence TTGTCAACGCTGTCCACATCACAAATATGGGCCACCGGGCTTGGCCTTGCAATTGTCAAGAAATTTGTGGAAATGCATGGTGGCGACATTTGGGTTGAAAGTAAACTCGGAAAAGGAAGTACCTTCGGATTTAGCATACCTATAGACAAAAAAACTTCAATAAGATCCTAA
- the arsM gene encoding arsenite methyltransferase, with the protein MQNEKAKFFKALGDKTRLTIVGCLLKQDHCACDFATIAGKDQTTISRHLKILYEAGILRYEKNGRYVIYSIMDDKMKEKLERCGLESVDSCCPDSAMDADTKKDVVKKKYSNIALGVVQGCGCCGSLTNEQLAASIGYSPEENRSFSEANLGLGCGNPTALGEIKEEDTVLDLGSGAGFDSFLAARKVGKIGKVIGVDMTEDMITKARENAEKYGFNNVEFRHGDIEDLPVETGSIDVIMSNCVINLAPDKYRVFKEAYRVLKDNGRMYISDIVLLKDLTPEEKNNDELICSCVGGALLKDDYLKIIKDAGFHSSIIEEDKDISERQYSGYPVESLKLKLVKMRMN; encoded by the coding sequence ATGCAAAACGAGAAAGCTAAATTCTTCAAAGCTCTTGGCGATAAAACACGCCTTACAATTGTGGGATGCCTACTAAAGCAGGACCACTGCGCATGTGATTTTGCGACAATCGCAGGAAAGGACCAGACAACTATATCCAGGCATCTGAAAATACTTTATGAAGCAGGCATCCTAAGATATGAGAAGAATGGCAGGTATGTAATTTACAGCATAATGGATGATAAAATGAAAGAAAAACTTGAGAGGTGCGGGCTTGAAAGTGTAGACTCGTGCTGCCCGGATAGTGCAATGGATGCAGATACGAAGAAGGATGTTGTGAAGAAAAAATACAGCAACATCGCGTTAGGTGTTGTACAGGGATGCGGATGCTGTGGAAGCCTCACAAATGAACAGCTGGCAGCATCCATAGGATATTCACCTGAAGAAAACCGATCATTCTCAGAAGCTAACCTGGGACTTGGATGTGGAAACCCTACAGCACTTGGAGAGATAAAAGAAGAAGACACTGTCCTCGATCTGGGTTCAGGTGCGGGATTCGACAGTTTCCTGGCTGCAAGAAAAGTTGGTAAGATCGGTAAAGTGATCGGCGTGGATATGACGGAAGATATGATTACAAAGGCCAGAGAGAACGCTGAAAAGTATGGGTTCAACAATGTCGAGTTCCGACATGGCGATATCGAGGATCTGCCTGTTGAAACCGGATCTATCGATGTCATCATGAGCAACTGTGTCATCAACCTCGCACCTGACAAGTACAGAGTATTCAAAGAGGCATATCGTGTGCTAAAAGATAATGGCAGGATGTACATTTCCGATATTGTCCTCCTGAAAGACCTGACTCCGGAGGAAAAGAACAATGATGAACTCATCTGTTCATGTGTAGGAGGTGCATTACTGAAAGACGATTACTTAAAGATAATAAAAGATGCCGGCTTCCATTCTAGTATCATAGAAGAGGACAAGGATATCAGCGAAAGGCAGTATTCCGGATATCCGGTTGAAAGTCTTAAGCTCAAATTAGTTAAAATGAGGATGAATTAA
- a CDS encoding HEAT repeat domain-containing protein, with translation MDSLIEDLDNENESIRSNAMDELVGMGDEKTIGSLVQVVQNEDNSIEMRKNAITTLGKIGDNSTTDLLLDISMNESENKYLRMASILALGDIGDEEALESLRELNYGDDGLILYHAAYVLAPLNDTYEVYGTYGELPYPLTEEQRSYRNNVGEIVFGVNYSEFPAIDDNSSRGVGHVAKTGYIQIMSDVDPGTSSMDEMYRIISTEAEKRGVYQVPVRFVHGTFSFA, from the coding sequence GTGGATTCTCTCATTGAGGACCTTGACAATGAGAATGAAAGTATCAGGTCCAATGCAATGGATGAGCTTGTGGGGATGGGTGATGAAAAGACAATTGGGTCACTTGTGCAGGTCGTACAAAACGAAGATAATTCTATCGAAATGAGAAAAAATGCAATCACCACTCTTGGCAAGATCGGTGATAACAGCACAACGGACCTGCTTCTGGATATTTCAATGAACGAATCCGAAAATAAGTACCTCAGAATGGCTTCAATCCTTGCTCTTGGAGATATCGGAGATGAAGAAGCACTCGAGTCTCTCAGGGAATTGAACTATGGTGATGATGGCCTTATCCTGTATCATGCTGCATACGTTCTCGCGCCATTGAATGATACCTATGAGGTATATGGTACCTATGGAGAGCTTCCATACCCGCTGACCGAGGAGCAGAGGTCTTACCGGAACAACGTCGGTGAGATCGTTTTCGGTGTAAATTACAGTGAATTCCCGGCGATAGATGATAATTCTTCCAGGGGTGTCGGACACGTTGCAAAGACCGGTTATATACAGATAATGAGCGATGTGGATCCCGGGACTTCTTCAATGGATGAGATGTATCGGATTATCAGTACTGAGGCGGAGAAAAGAGGTGTCTATCAGGTGCCTGTGAGGTTTGTCCATGGCACTTTTTCATTTGCATAA
- a CDS encoding NUDIX domain-containing protein: MKHYEVVAAIIMDDDRVLCVQRDHGKYDYISLKYEFPGGKIEPDETKEQALERELLEELDLNIEIEREFLTVNH, translated from the coding sequence ATGAAGCACTATGAAGTAGTTGCAGCAATAATCATGGATGATGACAGAGTTCTATGTGTTCAAAGGGATCATGGAAAATACGATTATATTTCTTTAAAATATGAATTTCCAGGTGGAAAAATAGAACCTGATGAAACTAAAGAACAAGCATTAGAACGTGAATTATTAGAGGAACTCGATCTAAATATAGAAATTGAGAGGGAGTTTCTAACTGTAAATCATTAG